The following coding sequences lie in one Brachionichthys hirsutus isolate HB-005 chromosome 15, CSIRO-AGI_Bhir_v1, whole genome shotgun sequence genomic window:
- the bcl6ab gene encoding BCL6A transcription repressor b, with product MHRVSRKLLQDSDRMAVTADGCVQFTRHAGDVLLNFNRLRTRTILTDVTIQVDGQYFHAHKSILVACSGFFYSVFMDPGNVNLSAISLDPKVDPKGFSTLLDFMYTSCLNLKDGLVLAIMDAAVYLQMEHVADTCHRFIKSRHPSVDAETKSLHLAEELPSLRLCGEEEPDFRHGSIVASPPLQNGRGYVPSVFRGINTSGSYRVYGDCRVPAGAPESSHKFGDLPRGGAPSQKQCCEVPGAKTAHNESAAGVSHPVPCHPSVSTYVNRPAGAHGGLQRPDTPTENGIQHPQTGCLRLSPGFIRGVICSPQSPLRSDCQPNSPTESNSSRSATLILKRPPVCPEDVKARNWKKYKLIVMNQASPGGNQREGRGGGAEDADAIPTPSSCRCREVQAEDGVGERGEDILTCRSVDGCGSVSHRRRSSCGCDSPRCLEAAHPSPDAAASSCESSTRFCNGCDSKFMEEDSLTEHVGQVHSDKPYKCDCCQAAFRYKGNLVSHKTVHTGAKPYHCNICGAQFNRPANLKTHTRIHSGEKPYKCETCGSRFVQVAHLRAHVLIHTGEKPYPCEICGTHFRHLQTLKSHMRIHTGEKPYRCEKCDLHFRHKSQLRLHLRQKHGAVTNTKARCQRGSAAAC from the exons ATGCACAGAGTTTCGAGGAAACTTTTACAAG ACTCCGACAGAATGGCCGTGACTGCAGATGGCTGCGTTCAGTTCACGCGTCACGCAGGCGACGTCTTGCTCAACTTCAACCGCCTGCGCACCAGGACCATTCTGACCGACGTCACCATACAGGTGGATGGACAGTATTTTCACGCTCACAAGTCCATCTTGGTGGCCTGCAG CGGCTTCTTTTAttctgtgttcatggaccctggGAATGTCAACCTTAGTGCCATCAGCTTAGACCCCAAAGTGGACCCCAAGGGGTTCTCCACACTGCTGGACTTCATGTACACGTCCTGTCTGAACCTGAAGGACGGTCTGGTCCTCGCCATCATGGACGCAGCCGTCTACCTCCAGATGGAACACGTCGCTGACACCTGCCACCGCTTCATCAAGTCCAG GCACCCGTCTGTGGATGCTGAGACCAAATCGTTGCATCTGGCTGAGGAGCTCCCCTCTTTGCGGCTCTGCGGTGAGGAAGAGCCGGACTTTCGGCATGGCTCCATCGTAGCCTCGCCCCCTCTCCAGAACGGCAGGGGCTACGTCCCCAGTGTGTTTCGAGGGATCAACACCTCTGGCTCGTATCGCGTCTACGGCGACTGCCGTGTCCCTGCTGGGGCGCCGGAGAGCTCTCATAAGTTTGGCGACCTTCCCAGAGGCGGGGCCCCGTCCCAGAAGCAATGCTGCGAAGTCCCCGGAGCCAAGACGGCTCACAATGAGTCCGCTGCCGGGGTCTCTCACCCTGTGCCGTGCCACCCAAGTGTTTCCACCTACGTCAATCGACCAGCGGGGGCCCACGGGGGCCTCCAGAGGCCCGACACGCCCACAGAGAACGGGATTCAACATCCGCAGACGGGCTGCCTCAGGCTGTCTCCGGGATTTATCAGAGGTGTGATTTGCAGCCCCCAAAGCCCCCTCAGATCCGACTGCCAGCCCAACTCGCCCACCGAGTCGAACAGCAGCAGAAGCGCCACGCTGATCCTCAAACGGCCCCCGGTCTGCCCCGAAGACGTCAAGGCCCGCAACTGGAAGAAGTACAAGCTGATTGTCATGAATCAAGCTTCCCCCGGTGGGAACCAGAGAGAGGGCCGGGGGGGCGGCGCGGAAGACGCGGACGCGATTCCTACGCCGAGCTCCTGCAGGTGCCGTGAGGTCCAGGCGGAGGACGGAGTCGGCGAGCGCGGCGAAGACATCCTCACGTGTCGGAGCGTCGACGGCTGCGGTAGCGTCAG CCACCGGCGGCGCTCCTCCTGCGGCTGCGACAGCCCCCGGTGCCTGGAAGCGGCTCACCCGTCTCCCGACGCCGCCGCCTCCAGCTGTG AAAGCAGCACGCGCTTCTGCAACGGGTGCGACTCCAAGTTCATGGAGGAAGATTCCCTGACGGAGCACGTGGGCCAGGTCCACAGCGACAAGCCGTACAAGTGCGACTGCTGCCAGGCCGCCTTCCGCTACAAGGGCAACCTGGTCAGCCACAAGACCGTCCACACCG GTGCGAAGCCGTACCACTGCAACATCTGCGGCGCCCAGTTCAACCGGCCGGCCAACCTGAAAACCCACACCCGGATCCACTCCGGAGAAAAGCCGTACAAGTGCGAGACCTGCGGCTCCAGATTTGTCCAG GTGGCGCATCTCCGCGCTCACGTGTTGATCCACACGGGAGAGAAGCCCTACCCCTGTGAGATTTGTGGAACTCACTTCCGCCACCTGCAGACGCTCAAGAGCCACATGCGAATtcacacaggagagaagcctTATCGT TGTGAAAAATGCGACCTCCACTTCAGACACAAAAGCCAGCTGAGGCTTCACCTCCGTCAGAAACACGGCGCCGTCACCAACACTAAGGCCCGGTGCCAGAGGGGCAGCGCGGCCGCCTGCTGA
- the cmpk gene encoding UMP-CMP kinase, producing the protein MIGRLSGIVSQKAPSLRYRLSLMMKPQVVFVLGGPGAGKGTQCSRIVEHYDYTHLSAGDLLREEQAREGSEYGKLIAGCIKEGSIVPVHITIKLLWKAMEETMKKDERKFHFLIDGFPRNEDNLQGWNSTMDEKALVKFVLFFDCNREVCIERCLERGKSSGRTDDNRDSLEKRIKTYLKSTRPIIELYEKLGKVHSVDASLGVEEVFTKVKAIFDKEG; encoded by the exons ATGATCGGGCGTTTGTCCGGTATCGTTTCTCAGAAGGCTCCGAGCTTGCGTTACCGGCTGTCGCTGATGATGAAGCCGCAGGTTGTGTTCGTGCTGGGCGGGCCTGGCGCCGGCAAAGGAACCCAGTGCTCCAGAATAGTGGAA CACTACGACTACACCCACTTGTCTGCTGGCGACCTGCTGAGAGAAGAGCAAGCTCGAGAGGGCTCGGAGTACGGGAAGCTCATCGCCGGCTGCATCAAGGAGGGCAGCATAGTTCCTGTGCACATCACCATCAAGTTACTCTGGAAG GCAATGGAAGAGACCATGAAGAAAGACGAGCGAAAGTTCCACTTCCTCATAGACGGTTTCCCACGCAACGAGGACAACCTCCAGGGCTGGAATTCTACCATGGATGAAAAGGCGCTCGTCAAATTTGTGCTTTTCTTCGACTGCAACAGGGAG GTCTGCATCGAAAGATGTCTAGAGCGAGGGAAGAGCAGCGGACGCACGGATGACAACAGAGATAGCTTGGAGAAAAG AATCAAAACCTACCTGAAGTCTACACGACCAATCATTGAACTGTATGAGAAACTGGGAAAGGTGCACTCTGTGGACGCGTCTCTCGGCGTGGAGGAG gtgtTTACTAAAGTAAAAGCCATCTTTGACAAGGAGGGTTAA
- the fam78ba gene encoding protein FAM78B — translation MCTLARYPVRPSSLALLSFFLACTMGCIQSIACKPRIRRENIVVYEVSASIDQCPTIIEENSPIVLRYKTPYFRASAGVVMPPVPRNETWVVGWIQACTQMEFYNTYGDIGMSSWELPELREGRVKAISDSDGVSYPWYGNTTETVTLIGPTSKPSRLTVGMNDNFYPSVTWAVPISNSNTPMLTHITRDQSFITWLVAMNSVTKERIVLQTVRWRMRVDIAVGPDMPLGSRASLVGRPYQEQPNILNYQEPIPPNALGRPNANDAQVLMWRPRRGAPLVVIPPK, via the exons ATGTGCACACTGGCCAGGTATCCTGTGCGCCCTTCTTCTCTGGctttgctctctttctttctcgcCTGCACTATGGGCTGTATCCAGAGCATTGCATGCAAGCCCCGCATCAGACGGGAGAACATTGTGGTGTACGAGGTGTCCGCCTCCATTGATCAGTGTCCCACCATCATCGAGGAGAACTCACCGATCGTGCTCCGCTACAAGACGCCTTACTTCAGGGCCTCGGCAGGAGTCGTGATGCCGCCGGTGCCCCGGAACGAAACCTGGGTGGTGGGCTGGATCCAGGCTTGTACCCAAATGGAGTTTTACAACACCTATGGTGACATCGGCAT gtccagcTGGGAGTTACCGGAGCTGCGAGAGGGTCGCGTCAAGGCCATCAGCGACTCCGATGGCGTCAGCTACCCGTGGTACGGCAACACCACGGAGACAGTCACTCTGATCGGACCCACTTCAAAGCCCTCCCGTCTGACGGTCGGCATGAACGACAACTTCTACCCCAGCGTGACCTGGGCGGTGCCGATCAGCAACAGCAACACGCCCATGCTGACCCACATCACCAGGGACCAGAGCTTCATCACCTGGCTGGTGGCCATGAACTCTGTCACCAAG GAGCGAATCGTGCTGCAGACGGTGCGGTGGCGGATGCGGGTGGACATCGCCGTGGGTCCAGACATGCCTCTGGGCTCACGGGCCTCTTTGGTGGGCCGTCCCTACCAGGAGCAACCGAACATCCTCAACTACCAGGAGCCCATTCCTCCAAACGCACTGGGGAGGCCGAATGCCAACGACGCCCAAGTGCTAATGTGGAGGCCGCGGAGGGGGGCGCCGCTAGTGGTCATACCCCCGAAATAG